The following coding sequences lie in one Palaemon carinicauda isolate YSFRI2023 chromosome 7, ASM3689809v2, whole genome shotgun sequence genomic window:
- the LOC137644619 gene encoding uncharacterized protein yields the protein MSDREPQSLVCAARLENDGNLWETTSPPHDAVALWCHRDASLRSVYPGCLYSRSVYPGCLYSRSVYPGCLYSRSVCPGCLYSRSVCPGCLYSRSVVLDASIRGPSVLDASIRGPSVLDASIRGPSVLDASIRGPSVLDASIRGPSVLDASIRGPSVLDASIRGPSVLDASIRGPSVLDASIRGPSVLDASIRGPSVLDASIRGPSVLDASIRGPSVLDASIRGPSVLDASIRGPSVLDASIRGPSVLNASIRGPSIQGASIRGPIQDLSLRSLYPGGPLFVVPLSWMPLFEVLLSGITLRGFSIRDSSFGGPSIQGASIRGPIRDYSSRSLYPGFLFEVPLSRVPLFEVPLSVVPLFEVPLSVVPLFEVPLSVVPLFEVPLSGIPLRGPSIRGPSIRGPSILDASIRGPSIRDYSLRSLYPGFLFEVPLSGIPLRGPSIRDSSSRSLYPGFLFEVPLSGGVSIRGPSIWGGLYSRSLYLGGLYSRSLYPGGLYSRSLYPGGLYSRSYPGFLFEGLYSRSYPGFLFKVPLSRGPSICGPSILDASIRGPSIRDYSSRFLYPGFLFWRSLYPGCLYSRSYPGLLFEVPLSGIPLRGPSIQGASIRGPSIRGASIRGPSIRGASIRGPSIRGASIRGPSIRGASIRGPSIRDSSSRSLYPGSLYSRSLYPGCLYSWSFYPGLLFEVSLSGIPLRGPSIRDSSSRSLYPGFLFEVPLSGGGLYSRSLYLGGPLFEVPLSGGPLFEVPLSGGPLFEVLSGIPL from the coding sequence TTGAGGTCTGTCTATCCTGGATGCCTCTATTCGAGGTCTGTCTATCCTGGATGCCTCTATTCGAGGTCTGTCTATCCTGGATGCCTCTATTCGAGGTCTGTCTGTCCTGGATGCCTCTATTCGAGGTCCGTCTGTCCTGGATGCCTCTATTCGAGGTCCGTTGTCCTGGATGCCTCTATTCGAGGTCCGTCTGTCCTGGATGCCTCTATTCGAGGTCCGTCTGTCCTGGATGCCTCTATTCGAGGTCCGTCTGTCCTGGATGCCTCTATTCGAGGTCCGTCTGTCCTGGATGCCTCTATTCGAGGTCCGTCTGTCCTGGATGCCTCTATTCGAGGTCCGTCTGTCCTGGATGCCTCTATTCGAGGTCCGTCTGTCCTGGATGCCTCTATTCGAGGTCCGTCTGTCCTGGATGCCTCTATTCGAGGTCCGTCTGTCCTGGATGCCTCTATTCGAGGTCCGTCTGTCCTGGATGCCTCTATTCGAGGTCCGTCTGTCCTGGATGCCTCTATTCGAGGTCCGTCTGTCCTGGATGCCTCTATTCGAGGTCCGTCTGTCCTGGATGCCTCTATTCGAGGTCCGTCTGTCCTGGATGCCTCTATTCGAGGTCCGTCTGTCCTGAATGCCTCTATTCGAGGTCCCTCTATCCAGGGGGCCTCTATTCGAGGTCCTATCCAGGATTTATCTTTAAGGTCCCTCTATCCAGGGGGCCCTCTATTTGTGGTCCCTCTATCCTGGATGCCTCTATTCGAGGTCCTTCTATCCGGGATTACTCTTCGAGGTTTCTCTATCCGGGATTCCTCTTTTGGAGGTCCCTCTATCCAGGGTGCCTCTATTCGAGGTCCTATCCGGGATTACTCTTCGAGGTCCCTCTATCCGGGATTCCTCTTCGAGGTCCCTCTATCCAGGGTGCCTCTATTCGAGGTCCCTCTATCCGTGGTGCCTCTATTCGAGGTCCCTCTATCCGTGGTGCCTCTATTCGAGGTCCCTCTATCCGTGGTGCCTCTATTCGAGGTCCCTCTATCCGGGATTCCTCTTCGAGGTCCCTCTATCCGGGGTCCCTCTATTCGAGGTCCCTCTATCCTGGATGCCTCTATTCGTGGTCCTTCTATCCGGGATTACTCTTTGAGGTCTCTCTATCCGGGATTCCTCTTCGAGGTCCCTCTATCCGGGATTCCTCTTCGAGGTCCCTCTATCCGGGATTCCTCTTCGAGGTCCCTCTATCCGGGATTCCTCTTCGAGGTCCCTCTATCTGGGGGGGTCTCTATTCGAGGTCCCTCTATCTGGGGGGGCCTCTATTCGAGGTCCCTCTATCTGGGGGGCCTCTATTCGAGGTCCCTCTATCCGGGGGGCCTCTATTCGAGGTCCCTCTATCCGGGGGGCCTCTATTCGAGGTCCTATCCGGGATTCCTCTTTGAGGGCCTCTATTCGAGGTCCTATCCAGGATTTCTCTTTAAGGTCCCTCTATCCAGGGGGCCCTCTATTTGTGGTCCCTCTATCCTGGATGCCTCTATTCGAGGTCCTTCTATCCGGGATTACTCTTCGAGGTTTCTCTATCCGGGATTCCTCTTTTGGAGGTCCCTCTATCCGGGGTGCCTCTATTCGAGGTCCTATCCGGGATTACTCTTCGAGGTCCCTCTATCCGGGATTCCTCTTCGAGGTCCCTCTATCCAGGGTGCCTCTATTCGAGGTCCCTCTATCCGTGGTGCCTCTATTCGAGGTCCCTCTATCCGTGGTGCCTCTATTCGAGGTCCCTCTATCCGTGGTGCCTCTATTCGAGGTCCCTCTATCCGTGGTGCCTCTATTCGAGGTCCCTCTATCCGGGATTCCTCTTCGAGGTCCCTCTATCCGGGGTCCCTCTATTCGAGGTCCCTCTATCCTGGATGCCTCTATTCGTGGTCCTTCTATCCGGGATTACTCTTTGAGGTCTCTCTATCCGGGATTCCTCTTCGAGGTCCCTCTATCCGGGATTCCTCTTCGAGGTCCCTCTATCCGGGATTCCTCTTCGAGGTCCCTCTATCTGGGGGGGGCCTCTATTCGAGGTCCCTCTATCTGGGGGGGCCTCTATTCGAGGTCCCTCTATCCGGGGGGCCTCTATTCGAGGTCCCTCTATCCGGGGGGCCTCTATTCGAGGTCCTATCCGGGATTCCTCTTTGA